Proteins encoded in a region of the Photobacterium profundum SS9 genome:
- a CDS encoding transcriptional regulator, producing the protein MDALTSHEFTESDRLILKSQIPFMECLGTMFGDNCELVLHSFENLHESVIHIVNGHVTGRKIGAPVTNIALEKLSEFCNSNETWDVYFSNKNGEKRTFKSSSTLITNFDGVAIGMICINYSLEVSMYSFMKSFMHEPVKRKTENFSNDINSMVLSHLDPIKHQVYSDTNVPSKNKVQEIIKQLYKIGLFELPITTKIVSSELSVSTATVYKHLRQINRVKLDMHIPNRECCK; encoded by the coding sequence ATGGACGCATTAACGTCGCATGAGTTCACAGAGTCAGACAGGCTAATACTTAAGTCCCAAATACCATTTATGGAATGTCTTGGCACCATGTTTGGTGACAACTGCGAACTAGTGCTACATAGTTTCGAAAACTTACACGAATCCGTTATCCATATTGTGAATGGTCATGTCACCGGACGAAAGATAGGTGCTCCTGTAACGAATATCGCACTAGAGAAACTATCAGAATTCTGTAATTCGAACGAAACTTGGGATGTCTATTTTTCAAATAAGAATGGTGAAAAGAGAACATTCAAATCATCATCAACGCTGATTACGAATTTCGACGGCGTTGCAATAGGTATGATTTGCATTAATTATTCATTAGAAGTTTCAATGTACTCTTTTATGAAATCATTCATGCATGAGCCAGTTAAGAGAAAAACAGAAAATTTTTCTAATGATATTAATAGCATGGTATTAAGCCACCTTGATCCAATAAAACATCAAGTTTATTCAGATACCAATGTGCCAAGCAAAAACAAAGTGCAAGAAATCATCAAGCAATTATATAAAATTGGTTTATTCGAACTTCCTATTACAACCAAAATAGTCAGTTCAGAACTCAGTGTGAGTACCGCAACCGTCTATAAGCATTTAAGACAAATAAATCGAGTTAAATTGGACATGCATATACCCAATCGGGAGTGTTGCAAATAA
- a CDS encoding sugar phosphate isomerase/epimerase family protein gives MKLGIETEAYHLLFQTKRMDIFGFIEQAWKLGLDGVEINIIPDHNLHPEFGVLDGDDPVYLARVKEAIQFRNLYCELDARLTDEVSLTRAINIAKGIGADVIRTYINVNEFDPALMKKAITDVKKIVPLLRKNRIKLAIENHEDETADEIIAVVKGVDSIWVGAHCDVGNTHDGVGRTRRSR, from the coding sequence ATGAAACTAGGTATAGAAACAGAGGCTTATCATTTATTGTTCCAAACCAAGCGTATGGATATCTTTGGTTTCATCGAACAGGCGTGGAAGTTAGGGTTAGACGGCGTAGAAATAAATATTATTCCCGATCACAATTTGCATCCCGAGTTTGGTGTTCTTGATGGTGACGATCCTGTTTACCTAGCCCGCGTAAAAGAAGCAATTCAATTTCGTAATTTATATTGTGAATTAGATGCACGCCTTACCGATGAAGTGTCGTTGACCCGCGCGATTAATATTGCCAAAGGGATCGGTGCAGATGTTATTCGTACCTATATTAATGTTAATGAATTTGATCCTGCGCTGATGAAAAAAGCGATCACTGATGTTAAGAAAATCGTTCCTCTTCTTAGGAAGAACCGCATTAAATTAGCGATTGAAAACCATGAAGATGAAACAGCAGACGAAATTATTGCTGTTGTGAAAGGTGTTGATTCGATATGGGTTGGTGCTCACTGTGATGTTGGTAACACGCATGATGGCGTGGGAAGAACCCGTAGAAGCCGTTGA
- a CDS encoding Rid family detoxifying hydrolase, with the protein MIIETNKAPQAIGPYSQAVKAGEYVYISGCVPFSPEDGSIPFTDIEGQSELTLNNLKAIVEAAGAEMSQVVKTTCFISDLNNFVKFNGVYATYFEPGSFPARACVEVARLPKDVLIEVEAVVYLNK; encoded by the coding sequence ATGATTATTGAAACAAATAAAGCACCACAAGCGATTGGTCCATATTCTCAAGCGGTTAAAGCGGGCGAATACGTTTATATCTCTGGGTGTGTACCCTTCAGCCCTGAAGATGGTTCAATCCCGTTTACGGATATCGAAGGTCAGTCTGAACTGACTTTAAATAATCTTAAAGCAATTGTTGAAGCCGCAGGTGCTGAGATGTCTCAAGTTGTTAAAACAACTTGTTTCATTAGTGATTTAAATAACTTTGTTAAGTTTAACGGAGTATATGCCACTTATTTTGAGCCTGGCTCTTTTCCAGCTCGAGCATGTGTCGAGGTGGCTCGTTTACCGAAGGATGTATTAATCGAAGTTGAAGCAGTTGTATATCTAAATAAATAA
- a CDS encoding MFS transporter: MNQWIRLCFLILGGGTIYKLSSIKDVFYVPMQEDWGLTNTQIGLGFTAYAIVQTIGYFGSMAIADRFSKKILLPVGLIGVSLCGAYLSTLPSFTGYLVAFCGMALFGEVFYWPVLLKAVRLLGSKQEQGRMFGFLEAGRGVVDVIIASGALFVFVQFGEGKEGMQAGLIYYTLTTLLVGVITYFIVDDDDKIEAGKSSADANKEIIEGIKQVIKCPNLWLAASSIFFVYAAYCGLTYFIPFLKQIYAIPVAMVGAYGIINQYGLKMVGGPIGGFLADKVFKSPIRYLKWSFLAATIAMIVFIQLPHESMSVMFGLIATLGFGAIIFTQRAIFFAPMEEIGTPRKYAGSAMAFACIIGYLPAMFAYTLYGYFLDTFEGIEGFSYVFYMMAGFSFCGFICATTLVKRLKNQSITSSDQELINETA; encoded by the coding sequence ATGAATCAATGGATACGCTTGTGCTTCCTTATTTTAGGCGGCGGTACGATATATAAGTTATCAAGCATTAAAGATGTGTTTTACGTTCCAATGCAAGAAGATTGGGGGCTGACAAACACACAAATTGGCCTCGGCTTCACTGCATATGCAATTGTACAAACAATTGGTTACTTTGGTTCAATGGCAATCGCTGACCGCTTCTCTAAGAAGATCCTCTTACCTGTAGGTTTGATTGGGGTTAGCCTTTGTGGCGCCTACCTTTCTACCTTACCCTCTTTTACGGGTTATCTCGTTGCATTCTGTGGTATGGCTCTTTTTGGCGAAGTCTTCTACTGGCCCGTACTACTTAAAGCCGTCCGGTTACTGGGCTCGAAACAGGAACAGGGGCGCATGTTTGGCTTCTTAGAAGCTGGCCGTGGTGTGGTTGATGTGATTATCGCTTCTGGTGCTTTGTTTGTCTTCGTTCAGTTTGGTGAAGGTAAAGAGGGTATGCAAGCAGGGCTTATCTACTATACATTGACGACCTTATTGGTTGGTGTCATTACCTACTTCATTGTTGATGATGACGATAAAATTGAAGCGGGTAAATCCTCTGCCGATGCCAACAAAGAAATTATTGAAGGTATTAAGCAAGTCATTAAATGCCCTAACTTATGGCTTGCAGCATCCAGTATTTTCTTTGTCTATGCAGCTTACTGTGGACTGACTTACTTCATCCCATTCCTTAAGCAAATCTATGCTATACCAGTCGCGATGGTTGGTGCATACGGTATTATTAACCAATATGGCCTTAAGATGGTTGGCGGTCCAATTGGTGGCTTCTTGGCAGATAAAGTGTTCAAGTCGCCTATCAGGTATTTGAAGTGGTCTTTTCTGGCAGCAACGATTGCAATGATTGTATTCATCCAACTACCCCATGAAAGTATGAGTGTAATGTTTGGACTAATTGCTACGCTAGGCTTTGGTGCGATTATCTTTACCCAACGTGCTATCTTCTTTGCTCCAATGGAAGAGATTGGTACACCTCGTAAGTATGCGGGTTCAGCAATGGCATTTGCTTGTATCATTGGTTACCTGCCTGCGATGTTTGCTTATACCCTATATGGCTATTTTCTAGATACTTTTGAAGGTATTGAAGGCTTTAGCTACGTATTCTATATGATGGCTGGATTTAGCTTCTGTGGCTTTATCTGTGCGACTACACTCGTTAAACGATTGAAAAATCAAAGCATTACTTCTAGCGATCAAGAACTAATAAATGAAACGGCTTAA
- a CDS encoding alanine dehydrogenase, with translation MSLNSPRYSSIALVKEIESPENPGGLEKRVALVPSDVGQLVQAGIKVYVECGAGDGVGFSDEEYLKNNAIMQTAEQIYKDKALIIKFKGPALSSIEQMSEGCTLFCMAHFHSYPDRAILLKDRRINVIAMEEICESPKHDTDQRILGRLAMNEALIPFFNDNSIGGLRVRIIGWSERLRGAINRCGNRGPRSLQVIQPTLSFDELDATGSNALYFYDSQSFKDQQDILIKLKNAGTHLFDLNEFEHQHGQQAIASYRASHQPEEFGLRRIQCLHETGQAGARYGMALLNAKKQSVDRVNTKAVILGYGNVAQGALDELHQQGIKNIHVLGRSQTAKSRIDYWLKDVDIVVNGAEQSSELRGKNFLISNQHLKDLIPEQSVVIDLVGGSATNRSPVEPVISCSFLTEPYFVQDGVLVSSLWGWPMMGMMRETAIRYSGQIVEVLIGHEKLIDGLEQLKPGVQRALVCGPF, from the coding sequence ATGTCACTGAACTCACCTCGTTATTCCTCCATCGCCCTTGTTAAAGAAATCGAATCACCTGAAAACCCTGGAGGATTAGAAAAACGTGTTGCACTCGTGCCGAGTGATGTGGGTCAGCTTGTCCAAGCCGGTATTAAGGTTTATGTTGAGTGTGGGGCAGGAGATGGTGTCGGTTTTAGCGATGAAGAATACCTGAAAAATAACGCCATTATGCAGACGGCAGAACAAATATATAAAGATAAAGCTCTCATTATTAAATTTAAGGGGCCAGCACTTTCCTCTATAGAGCAAATGAGTGAAGGTTGCACCTTATTCTGCATGGCACATTTTCATTCCTACCCTGACCGAGCAATATTGCTAAAAGATAGACGTATCAATGTTATTGCTATGGAAGAAATATGCGAATCACCAAAACATGATACCGATCAACGGATCCTTGGCCGCTTGGCTATGAACGAAGCATTAATTCCCTTTTTTAATGACAATAGTATTGGCGGATTACGAGTAAGAATTATTGGCTGGAGTGAACGATTACGAGGTGCGATTAATCGTTGCGGAAATCGTGGACCACGTTCATTACAGGTTATTCAACCAACACTGTCATTTGATGAGCTTGATGCTACGGGCTCCAATGCTCTTTACTTTTACGACAGCCAGAGCTTTAAAGACCAGCAAGATATACTGATTAAATTAAAAAATGCGGGAACACACCTTTTTGATCTTAATGAATTTGAGCATCAACATGGTCAACAGGCAATCGCTAGCTACCGAGCAAGTCATCAACCTGAAGAATTTGGTTTGCGTCGTATCCAGTGTTTACATGAAACAGGTCAAGCCGGTGCAAGGTACGGTATGGCCTTGTTGAATGCAAAGAAGCAGTCTGTAGACAGAGTAAATACCAAAGCGGTTATTCTTGGTTATGGCAATGTGGCGCAAGGAGCCTTGGATGAATTACATCAACAGGGTATTAAAAATATCCATGTATTAGGCCGCTCACAAACTGCAAAAAGCCGTATTGATTATTGGCTAAAAGATGTCGATATCGTGGTTAATGGCGCTGAACAATCTTCAGAGTTAAGAGGTAAAAACTTTTTGATCAGCAACCAACATCTTAAAGACTTAATTCCTGAGCAGTCAGTTGTTATTGATTTAGTGGGCGGCAGTGCTACCAACAGAAGTCCAGTTGAACCCGTTATTAGTTGCAGTTTTTTGACTGAACCTTATTTTGTGCAGGACGGCGTTTTGGTTTCATCTTTATGGGGATGGCCAATGATGGGGATGATGCGTGAAACCGCCATTCGTTATTCAGGCCAAATTGTAGAGGTATTAATTGGTCATGAGAAGCTTATTGATGGGCTTGAACAATTAAAACCAGGTGTTCAACGAGCATTGGTTTGTGGCCCTTTTTAG
- the btsR gene encoding two-component system response regulator BtsR — MIKAIVIDDELYAREELIDLLLDSGEIDVIDSCNNAIEGLKKINTLKPDVIFLDIQMPQITGIEMLSMLDPDTMPKVVFVTAYDEYALKAFEDNAFDYLLKPVETCRLDKTIKRLKREYEAKDYSPLIADMLELIPCSGHNRILLLRPEDIEVAYSDLSGVHILSTETKASTQLTLKILEEKTPLIRCHRQYLVHPQAIREIKLLDNGLAEITTQYGHQVPVSRRYLKELKDRFGLS, encoded by the coding sequence ATGATTAAAGCCATCGTGATTGATGATGAACTATATGCTCGCGAGGAACTGATCGATCTTTTGCTTGATAGCGGCGAGATTGATGTTATCGATAGCTGCAATAACGCCATTGAAGGGTTAAAAAAAATAAATACGCTAAAGCCTGATGTGATTTTTTTAGATATTCAAATGCCGCAAATAACCGGGATCGAAATGCTGAGTATGTTAGATCCCGACACCATGCCTAAAGTTGTGTTTGTTACGGCCTATGATGAATATGCCCTTAAAGCATTTGAAGATAATGCTTTCGATTACCTATTAAAACCCGTTGAAACCTGTCGACTCGATAAAACAATCAAACGCCTTAAGCGTGAGTATGAAGCAAAAGATTATTCACCGCTAATAGCAGACATGTTGGAATTGATTCCCTGTTCAGGTCACAACCGCATTTTACTGTTACGCCCTGAAGACATCGAAGTGGCTTACTCGGATTTATCGGGAGTGCATATTTTAAGTACAGAAACAAAAGCCAGTACTCAGCTAACCCTTAAAATTCTGGAAGAAAAAACCCCTCTTATTCGCTGTCATCGTCAATACTTAGTTCACCCACAAGCTATCCGGGAAATTAAGTTATTGGATAATGGTCTCGCAGAAATTACAACCCAGTATGGTCATCAAGTACCCGTCAGCCGCCGCTATTTGAAAGAGCTCAAAGATCGGTTCGGCTTGAGCTAA
- a CDS encoding DUF2799 domain-containing protein, whose amino-acid sequence MSNARLSLIAGEDWYQLGVNKGKWGEKAAAEERLLEDAKIVGEDISVDYQTYLQGYQKGLESYCTLEQVKQFGMEGKMEWGVCEFRRDEDGLYKIFWQQGFERYVSFDGVGGH is encoded by the coding sequence ATGTCGAATGCCAGGCTGTCATTGATTGCAGGTGAAGATTGGTACCAATTAGGAGTGAATAAGGGGAAGTGGGGGGAGAAGGCCGCCGCTGAGGAACGTTTACTTGAGGATGCAAAGATCGTCGGTGAGGACATTTCAGTCGACTATCAAACATACTTACAAGGGTATCAGAAAGGGCTTGAGTCGTACTGTACTCTAGAGCAGGTGAAGCAATTTGGTATGGAAGGAAAAATGGAATGGGGTGTCTGTGAGTTTCGCCGAGATGAAGATGGTTTATATAAAATATTCTGGCAGCAAGGCTTTGAGCGATATGTATCGTTTGATGGTGTCGGCGGCCACTAG
- a CDS encoding carbon starvation protein A — MTWFLLCVAALVGGYFIYGAFIEKIFGINENRQTPAYSKQDGVDYVPMSNKKVYLVQLLNIAGVGPIFGPIMGALYGPAAMLWIVLGCIFAGAVHDYFSGMLSIRNNGASVPTITGRYLGNGAKHFMNIFAIVLLLLVGVVFVSAPAGMITNLVNEQTGIDMSMTTMVVIIFAYYIIATIVPVDKIIGRFYPLFGALLIFMSVGLITAIAFSSEHTLLGDYEMSQMFTNMNPNDLPLWPALFITIACGAISGFHATQSPLMARCLQNEKNGRFVFYGAMIGEGIIALIWCALALSFFGSVEALSEAISTGGPGSVVYNSSIGLLGVFGGIIAFLGVVILPITSGDTAFRSSRLILAEYFNMDQKALRNRLLMALPLFVLGGILTQVDFGIIWRYFGFANQTTAVMMLWTASAYLLRHNKLHWVATVPAMFMTTVCITFILNNSQLGFGLSMMTSTITGLVAMLAITGYVIKKSKGKGETDLANEEDGRLETV; from the coding sequence ATGACTTGGTTCTTACTCTGCGTTGCTGCACTAGTCGGTGGTTACTTCATCTACGGTGCCTTTATTGAAAAAATATTTGGCATAAATGAAAATCGCCAAACACCAGCATATAGTAAACAAGATGGCGTAGATTATGTGCCAATGTCGAACAAGAAGGTTTACCTTGTTCAGTTATTAAACATCGCGGGTGTGGGTCCGATTTTTGGTCCGATTATGGGTGCGCTATATGGCCCAGCAGCCATGTTATGGATTGTATTAGGGTGTATCTTCGCCGGCGCAGTACATGATTACTTCTCGGGTATGCTGTCGATTCGTAATAATGGTGCATCAGTACCTACGATTACGGGACGCTACCTAGGCAACGGTGCAAAACATTTTATGAATATCTTTGCTATCGTACTGTTGCTATTAGTGGGTGTGGTATTCGTATCGGCACCTGCTGGCATGATCACTAACCTTGTGAACGAACAAACTGGCATTGATATGTCAATGACAACAATGGTTGTGATTATTTTTGCTTATTACATCATCGCGACCATTGTTCCTGTTGATAAAATCATCGGTCGTTTCTACCCATTATTTGGCGCATTACTTATCTTTATGTCTGTGGGGCTGATTACCGCTATCGCATTCTCTAGTGAGCACACGCTACTGGGTGATTACGAGATGAGCCAGATGTTCACCAACATGAACCCGAATGACTTACCTCTTTGGCCTGCACTGTTTATCACTATCGCTTGTGGTGCTATCTCTGGTTTCCACGCAACCCAGTCGCCACTGATGGCTCGCTGTCTTCAAAATGAAAAGAACGGTCGCTTCGTATTTTACGGTGCAATGATTGGTGAAGGTATTATCGCATTAATTTGGTGTGCTCTTGCATTGTCTTTCTTCGGCTCTGTTGAAGCGCTATCAGAAGCAATATCTACTGGTGGCCCTGGTAGTGTGGTATACAACTCATCTATCGGTCTACTGGGTGTGTTTGGCGGTATTATTGCTTTCTTAGGTGTGGTTATCTTACCGATTACCTCAGGTGACACTGCATTCCGTTCAAGCCGTCTAATTCTTGCTGAATATTTCAATATGGATCAGAAAGCCCTGCGTAACCGCCTACTAATGGCATTACCATTGTTTGTTCTTGGTGGCATTCTAACGCAAGTCGACTTCGGTATTATCTGGCGCTACTTCGGCTTTGCAAACCAAACAACAGCCGTAATGATGCTGTGGACAGCCTCTGCTTACTTACTGCGTCACAATAAACTGCACTGGGTAGCGACTGTACCAGCAATGTTCATGACAACGGTTTGTATTACCTTCATCTTAAACAACAGCCAACTAGGCTTTGGTTTATCGATGATGACATCAACGATTACGGGTCTTGTAGCAATGCTAGCCATTACAGGCTACGTCATTAAGAAATCGAAAGGTAAAGGCGAAACTGACCTTGCCAATGAAGAAGACGGTAGGTTAGAAACTGTATAA
- the rplS gene encoding 50S ribosomal protein L19 encodes MSNIIKQIEDEQLKQDLPTFAPGDTVVVQVKVKEGDRERLQAFEGVVIAKRNRGLHSAFTVRKISNGEGVERAFQTHSPVVDSITVKRRGLVRRAKLYYLRERSGKSARIKEKLVRKSS; translated from the coding sequence ATGAGTAACATCATCAAGCAGATCGAAGACGAGCAACTAAAACAAGATCTACCTACTTTTGCACCGGGCGACACAGTTGTTGTTCAGGTTAAAGTAAAAGAAGGCGACCGTGAGCGTCTACAGGCGTTCGAAGGCGTGGTTATCGCTAAGCGTAACCGTGGTCTACATTCTGCATTTACTGTTCGTAAAATCTCGAACGGTGAAGGCGTTGAGCGTGCGTTCCAAACTCACTCTCCAGTAGTTGATAGCATTACTGTTAAGCGTCGTGGTCTAGTACGTCGTGCCAAACTGTACTACCTACGTGAGCGTTCTGGTAAATCAGCACGTATCAAAGAGAAGCTTGTTCGCAAGTCATCTTAA
- the trmD gene encoding tRNA (guanosine(37)-N1)-methyltransferase TrmD: MWVGVISLFPEMFTSITNFGVTGQAVKKGLLSIDTWNPRDFTEDKHRTVDDRPYGGGPGMLMMVQPLRDAIHTAKKSAKGKAKVIYLSPQGRKLDQAGVEELAQNESLILICGRYEGVDERIIQQEVDEEWSIGDFVLTGGELPAMTLVDAVVRFVPGVLGDFASAEEDSFANGLLDCPHYTRPDVLDGHAVPKVLMSGNHKDISRWRLKQSLGRTWLRRPELLGNLALTDDQEFLLAEFIREYKASII, from the coding sequence ATGTGGGTTGGTGTTATAAGCCTTTTTCCTGAAATGTTCACTTCTATTACCAATTTTGGGGTAACAGGCCAGGCGGTAAAAAAAGGCCTTTTGTCTATCGATACGTGGAATCCTCGTGATTTTACGGAAGATAAACACCGTACGGTTGATGATCGACCATACGGCGGTGGACCAGGTATGTTAATGATGGTGCAGCCTTTGCGCGATGCCATTCATACCGCTAAAAAGTCTGCTAAAGGCAAGGCTAAAGTGATTTACCTCTCCCCTCAGGGCCGTAAGCTTGATCAAGCTGGTGTTGAAGAGTTAGCACAGAATGAGAGCCTGATTCTTATCTGTGGTCGATATGAAGGGGTAGATGAGCGCATTATCCAACAGGAAGTAGACGAAGAATGGTCTATTGGGGATTTTGTACTGACTGGGGGTGAACTTCCAGCCATGACCTTAGTTGACGCAGTGGTTCGGTTTGTACCGGGTGTGCTGGGTGACTTTGCGTCAGCAGAAGAAGATTCTTTTGCAAATGGTCTGTTAGATTGTCCACATTACACGCGTCCTGATGTGTTAGATGGGCATGCAGTACCAAAAGTACTGATGTCAGGAAACCATAAGGATATTAGTCGCTGGCGATTAAAACAATCGTTGGGCCGCACTTGGCTAAGAAGACCAGAGCTCCTGGGAAATCTAGCTCTGACTGACGATCAGGAATTCTTGCTCGCGGAGTTTATTCGCGAATATAAAGCAAGCATTATTTAA
- the rimM gene encoding ribosome maturation factor RimM (Essential for efficient processing of 16S rRNA) — protein MSSQNQDLVVVGKLGATYGIKGWLKVFSYTEQSESIFAYQPWLIKVKGEWKPIQIESWKKHGQGMVAKLEGLDIREDAQIFTNAEVAVHADQLPALSGEEFYWRELYGMSVVTTEGYDLGKVTDILETGSNDVLVVKANLKDAFGQKERLIPFLDEQVIKSIDRTAQRIEVDWDPGF, from the coding sequence ATGAGCTCACAAAACCAAGACTTAGTTGTTGTCGGTAAACTGGGTGCCACCTACGGTATCAAGGGTTGGCTCAAGGTTTTTTCCTACACTGAACAGTCTGAAAGTATTTTCGCCTATCAACCTTGGCTTATTAAAGTTAAGGGTGAATGGAAGCCAATCCAGATTGAATCCTGGAAGAAGCATGGTCAGGGCATGGTGGCTAAGTTAGAGGGCCTGGACATCCGTGAGGATGCACAGATTTTCACTAACGCTGAGGTCGCTGTACATGCCGATCAACTACCCGCACTGTCAGGAGAAGAATTCTACTGGCGTGAATTGTATGGCATGTCTGTTGTTACTACCGAAGGTTACGACCTAGGTAAAGTAACAGATATCCTGGAAACAGGGTCAAACGATGTATTAGTTGTGAAAGCTAACCTGAAAGATGCTTTTGGACAGAAGGAACGCTTAATACCGTTCCTCGATGAGCAGGTCATCAAGTCAATTGATCGCACTGCTCAGCGGATCGAAGTTGACTGGGATCCTGGATTTTAA
- the rpsP gene encoding 30S ribosomal protein S16: MVTIRLARHGAKKRPFYQIVVADSRCARDGRNIEKIGFFNPLAKGQEERLRLDLDRVNHWVGLGATVSDRTAKLIKDAAKAAA; the protein is encoded by the coding sequence ATGGTTACCATTCGTTTGGCACGTCACGGCGCTAAGAAGCGTCCATTTTACCAAATCGTTGTTGCTGATTCTCGTTGCGCACGCGACGGTCGTAACATCGAAAAAATCGGTTTCTTCAACCCGCTAGCTAAGGGTCAGGAAGAGCGTTTACGTCTAGATCTTGACCGTGTTAATCACTGGGTTGGTCTTGGCGCAACTGTGTCTGACCGCACAGCTAAGCTAATCAAAGACGCTGCTAAAGCAGCTGCTTAA
- the ffh gene encoding signal recognition particle protein: MFENLTERLSRTLKNVSGRGRLTDDNIKDTLREVRMALLEADVALPVVREFVKRVKERAVGSEVSKSLTPGQEFIKIVQAELESVMGESNEALDLACQPPAVILMAGLQGAGKTTSVAKLGKVLKEREKKNVLVVSADVYRPAAIKQLETLASDVGIDFFPSSVEQKPVDIVSAAVAHGKLKFYDVVIVDTAGRLHVDDVMMDEIKDIHKAANPVETLFVVDAMTGQDAANTAKAFNDALPLTGVILTKVDGDARGGAALSVRYITGKPIKFLGVGEKTDALEPFHPDRVASRILGMGDVLSLIEDLERNVDKSQAEKLAKKFKEKKGFDLEDFRSQLQQMKNMGGMGGMMDKLPGMSQLPDNVKDQVDDRMFLQMEAIINSMTKGERSRPEIIKGSRKKRIATGSGTQVQDVNRLLKQFTQMQKMMKKMQKGGMKNMMRNMKGMMPGGGMFPGR; the protein is encoded by the coding sequence ATGTTCGAAAATTTAACGGAGCGTTTATCGCGAACGCTTAAAAATGTCAGTGGCCGTGGTCGCCTGACGGACGACAACATCAAAGATACGCTACGTGAAGTACGTATGGCGTTACTCGAAGCTGATGTTGCGCTGCCAGTTGTTCGCGAATTCGTCAAGCGCGTAAAAGAGCGTGCTGTCGGTAGTGAAGTATCTAAAAGCCTTACACCGGGTCAAGAATTCATCAAAATTGTTCAAGCTGAGCTTGAGTCGGTTATGGGTGAGTCAAATGAAGCGCTGGACTTAGCTTGTCAGCCCCCTGCGGTCATTTTGATGGCGGGTCTGCAAGGTGCGGGTAAAACCACCAGTGTTGCTAAGTTAGGTAAAGTTCTTAAAGAACGCGAGAAGAAAAATGTTCTTGTTGTTTCTGCCGATGTTTACCGCCCAGCGGCGATCAAACAGCTAGAAACGCTAGCGAGCGATGTTGGGATTGATTTCTTCCCGTCATCAGTGGAACAAAAGCCGGTTGACATCGTAAGCGCTGCAGTTGCTCATGGTAAATTGAAATTTTATGACGTCGTTATTGTCGATACAGCAGGTCGTCTGCATGTTGATGACGTGATGATGGATGAAATTAAAGACATTCATAAAGCGGCTAATCCGGTTGAAACCTTGTTCGTGGTTGATGCCATGACGGGGCAAGATGCGGCAAATACTGCGAAAGCCTTCAATGATGCACTACCGTTAACCGGTGTCATTCTGACGAAAGTCGATGGTGATGCTCGTGGCGGTGCTGCTTTATCTGTGCGTTATATTACTGGTAAACCGATTAAATTCTTGGGTGTGGGTGAAAAGACCGATGCACTAGAACCGTTCCATCCTGATCGTGTGGCTTCGCGTATTCTGGGGATGGGTGATGTACTGTCACTGATCGAAGACCTAGAGCGTAATGTAGATAAAAGCCAAGCAGAAAAATTAGCGAAGAAGTTTAAAGAAAAGAAAGGGTTTGATCTTGAAGACTTCCGCAGCCAACTTCAGCAAATGAAGAACATGGGTGGCATGGGCGGTATGATGGATAAATTGCCAGGCATGTCTCAATTACCCGATAATGTAAAAGATCAGGTTGATGATCGCATGTTCTTACAAATGGAAGCTATTATTAATTCCATGACCAAAGGTGAACGTTCACGTCCCGAGATCATTAAAGGATCGCGTAAAAAGCGTATCGCAACGGGTTCTGGTACACAGGTACAAGATGTTAACCGTCTACTGAAGCAATTTACCCAGATGCAAAAGATGATGAAAAAAATGCAAAAAGGTGGAATGAAGAACATGATGCGCAATATGAAGGGCATGATGCCTGGCGGTGGAATGTTCCCTGGGCGTTAA